GCAACTTCCCCAAGGTTACACAACCAGCACGTGGTGGGGCTGTGATTCAAACCAGGATATCTGGGACTCCACACAGCTCTTCACTACCAGGCAGTATTGCCCCCACTGCCTGTCTCTGGGGATGGTCTCTGGGAGAATATTTCAGAGTCCATCgaaattttcaaatatgaaataaatatgtctgcatgtgtgtggatGACCAGAAATGTCAGATGAACTATTGGGCTGGACTGATAAAGAAGCATTTCCATGATAATCAACTGTAGTTGGAGCATCTACCGGTGCAGGCAGACAACccaaatacaaaaggaaaaggtGGAAATGAACGCCCAGGCGTTCAAATCTCTATTCTTAACCACTTATGCCAAAGGCAAGAAGATTCCAGTTCCCAGGGGGAAGTTGGTTAAACTTAAGTAAGATTATAACACTTGGCCTCACAGGTTTAGAAGAGAACACTCAGTCCCGGAAGGAGTCCACGCGGAGGCTCATCCTTGTTGGGAGAACAGGGGCCGGGAAGAGCGCCACTGGGAACAGCATCCTGGGCCAGAGACGGTTCCTCTCCAGGCTGGGGGCCACGTCTGTGACCAGGGCCTGCACCACGGGCAGCCGCAGGTGGGACAAGTGCCACGTGGAAGTCGTGGACACTCCGGACATTTTCAGCTCCCAAGTGTCCAAGACAGATCCTGGCTGTGAGGAGAGAGGTCACTGCTACCTGCTCTCGGCCCCCGGACCCCACGCGCTGCTCCTGGTGACCCAGTTGGGTCGGTTCACCGCCCAGGACCAGCAGGCGGTGAGGCAGGTGAGGGACATGTTCGGGGAGGACGTCCTAAAATGGATGGTCATCGTCTTCACCAGGAAGGAGGACCTGGCCGGAGGCTCCCTGCACGATTACGTGAGCAACACAGAGAACCGGGCCTTGCGCGAGCTGGTGGCCGAGTGCGGGGGCCGGGTCTGTGCCTTTGATAACCGGGCCACCGGCCGGGAGCAGGAAGCCCAGGTGGAGCAGCTGCTGGGGATGGTGGAGGGCCTGGTGCGGGAGCACAAGGGCGCCCATTACTCCAACGAGGTGTATGAGCTGGCGCAGGTGCTGCGCTGGGCAGGCCCTGAGGAGCGGCTCCGGCGGGTGGCGGAGCGCGTGGCAGCCAGGGTGCGGAGGAGGCCATGGGGCGCCTGGCTGTCGGCCCGGCTGTGGAAGTGGCTGAAGtcccccaggagctggaggctgggcCTGGCCCTGCTGCTGGGGGGCGCGCTCCTGTTCTGGGTGCTGCTCCACAGGCGGTGGTCGGAGGCCGTTGCGGAGGTCGGGCCTGACTGACAGCAGGTCCTAAAACTGAAGGCAACTTGGTTAAGAGAGGCTGAATTCTTGGAGCTGAAGGGAAAACTTCATTCCAACGGAAGGAATCCTGTAGTTTCAGGCATAGTTTTAATGACACAGAAAACTTTGAATGCTGCATCATCTTTGCAACTTTGCCAAGGCTCAGAGTtcactttttaagtttttaactcattttaaaTGATGTGTAtgcagagttttaaaataaattcgtCTAACAATAACTTCCTTTGGTAGTTTTCGTAGTCTAATGTCAAGTAGCTTGTAGTGGGGACAAACGCATGGCACAGGGAAAACAAGTGCCATTATTTtcgagctttttaaaaaatttaggctGCCCCTCCTTGATAATTTTCTAGTTCTTATACATGGGTAGATAGGTTCCTTTGTGATCCTTGTAGACTTTTAGCATCAATAAAAGAAATGTGGGGGTTACACACGTGAATGTTACTTCTGAGACATCAGTTTATAGTACAATGATTTACTACCAAAAAGATGAATGTAACTGTACTGTTACAAAGTGGAAAATAACAGTTTCCACTTTTCTAGAACATATTATGGTTCATGGCATTCCAAAATGAAGtaagggccaggcaaggtggctcacgcctgtaatcccaacactttgggaggtcgaggcgggtggatcacctgaggtcaggagttcgagaccagcctgaccaatatggcgaaaccccatctctactaaaaatacaaaaattagccaggcgtggtagcactcgcctgtaatcccagccattcaggaggctgaggcgggagaatcacttgatgcagtgagccgagatcgtgccactgcactccaggttgggtgacacagcaagaatctgtctcaaaaaaaaaaaaaaaaagaaaaagagtaggaTATTGggaaaataacatataatatcttcTATAtggttattcatatttttatcacacacacacacacacagtctgtaTCTCGAGCTCCTCTCTGGTTATGGAGAAGAGGCAGAGCGCTAGGTGCATAGGCTGAGACTGCAGACACCTGAGCATCCTATGCGGTGAGGCGAAAGCATCCGGTTTTTTAGGGATGGGCCTGTCCAGGAAGGTTCTCGAATGCCACGTGATTAGAAAATGTGCCGCTGACTGGTTGTGCGAATCAAACAATAGGATTTCCTTATTTCTATTTCTGAGCATAATGAGAACCCTTTAAGGGAACTCATTGTCTTTAAATCAGCCAACCTCTAGTGAGGTCATGGAGACATGGGAAGCAGGTATTCACATTAGCTCTAttcaagaggaagaggaggaggaagggagtgtACGCAGGCGCCCTAGGGTCTTCCCCAGCACACGTTGGGAAGAAGGGGTCTGCAAGCATGCGCACAATTCCCAGGTCAGGCTAAGGACTGCAGGAGGTTCCAGGTGGGTGGCGGGCTTCGGGCAGGCTATGGTGAGGGGTCCTGAGGGCCCTGGTGACCGCTGCAGGGAGTTGGACTTTTTGAAGCGTGGCTCAAGAAAAACCCATGTTTAATTCCTGCCTTTCGCTTCCTCAGCAGCCATACTGGGCCCATGCAGGGGCCTCGAGCCAGGGAGGGATCCTTTGATGACCAGAGGGGACAGCAGGGAGGGCACAGCGTGGTCGTCCACGGCCACTTGCGCACGAGCCAGTGCTGCTGCTGGTGTTAGACAACAACTTTTATCAAAGTGGTTTAATGTACAGCAGCAACAAAGCTGCTTTGTGGAGCAGGGCtccccataggcagtgtgcccagagtagcagctcgGAAGCAGTACTGCaatcatatttatacccactttcaattatatgcaaattaaaggGTGGATTATgccaaaatttctagaaaaaaaggtCGTAACTTCCAGGTCATGGGATTGTTGCTATGGAAAGGAGCCAAAACTTCCAGCTGTTGCCTTAGCAATGGTAACCTGACGTGGCACTGGTGAGTGTGTTTTATGGAGAGACTCTTTCACCTCTTCCCTTTCAGCTTGTCTTCAGTGTGGTCTGGAGCCCAATCCCCACCTCCAGAGTCTAGTCCTGCCTTCTACGTCAGTAATAAAAAGTAGTAGTATATGGTTAATTGTCAAATACATTTGCAAAGTGTAATCAAAGATATATTACCAATCTGAATCTCAAAATGTGCTATCATCTTTGAATTTGAATAATGTATTATTAAAGAAGTTACAGTTTTCCTTTACATTCAATAACATTCCTttagtggttttctttttcagatactttgattatgatctttttttttcatctttgtatccccGTTATACaacccagtgcctggcatataaagTGGGATCAACAAATGTTTGGAAAATGAATTGTAAAGTTGACTTTCCTGTACCTTTTTAATATTAGATTTCTAGCTACCAGACTTTTgaccattttctaaattttctaccaTAGATAACAGAAAATTCTTTCGTGCAAGCATGCCATTGTATTAATGATATTCTCCTGCCCTAAGGAAATTTACTTCCCTTCAAGCACAGGGTCCCCCAAATTACTGTATTTCCACCCCTTTCGGCTTATTTTATCCTTTTCTCCTACTACAGAACAGTTGGCATTCACCATTCCCTTCGGTAAAGTCTTTTTTTAGGCTGTGGCTTAAAGGTTGCTTTTTCCCCCATAGCTCAGGGTTAGGCCTTGTGACCTCACTTATGTAATTTGAGTGATTTGATGGCACAAATCAATTTTATACTTAAATTACAGCATAAAACAGCACTGCCTCCTGTTGGAAAAACTTGCTTGCTAATTTTAACCAGACACAGTAAAAATACTGTCCAATACCTCAAaaattgtatgaatatatatccATTCCAATTGtcccccttcctctcctctccttttatctcttggaagataaaaatatatgGGTCCTGTACTGATAATGTTTCTGTTCATATTTCTATGCCCTGGTACCTGGATCAGCTTTTGTTCTACACAAAAAGacttgtatctggcttatttctgAAAGCTAGTGTTGGCCATGATGAACTTTTAGAGCAAAAGATTTCAGGCAGAGTACATTCTTACATATTCTTACACAATCAATATTCAGTTCCAGCCCGCACAGTAGCCCTAACAAATACCAGTGCTCCTTCCAGAGATTCATCTATGGATTCAGTACCCCAGAAGAGAATTTCTGTAAATTCTTGGGGAAGCTATAGCTAGACTATGGCTCAACACTCATTTTTCCCCCATGATTCTTAATCTAACAGTGGCAATGTTGGCCTATTCTTCGGCAACTAGATTCGGTTCTTGCTTATTCTaccaataaaatactttattgagATGCTTACAAATTTGTCCCctcctctttatttctttaagaagTTATCACTCCATATACTGGATGTTTAGTTATAATTATTGGTTTGagtcttatttttatactttcaatCACATTCTTTACCTAATTcttctcatatttttatattttctttccctcctcaTAATTCTCTTTACATACCACTAAGTTTAGGCTCTTGGActttttttactttcaaaatgGTGTTATATTGTGCATATCCTCTTGACTTCATACGTCTGAAGACTCCTAGACTATCTTTTCTACTACATGCTAGCAGAATGTATCATGATGAACACTGAAGAGAATTGCATACCACTGCtcaaaaattaaacacacacacttgcatgcatgcaaacgcacacacacacacacacacacacacacacacaccaaggatAGACATCTCAatctcaagaaataaaaaggaaagaaagattttCTGACTTCCAGTTCTGCAGAAGGATCAACTCCAAGTTTTAAGCCTGAATTACCAGAATTTGTCTCCAGTAGGCAGAGAAGGCCTTCTTCTTGGAAAGCCACTGATTCTTTCTTGCGTTAAAGGAGATAACTAATATTCTCTGTAGGTCCCTCTATAACAGCTTGCACATGAAGACCTAGATCAAGATTGTCTCTGATGCTCAGTTAGGGTTACTCAGAATCAATAAGCTCAATGGAggccgggtgcattggctcacgcctgtaatcccagcactttgggaggccaaggtgggtggataatgaggtcaggagatagagaccatcctggccaacatggtgaaaccccatctctactaaaaataccaaaaaagaaaaaaaatgagccggatgtggtggtgcaagcctgtagtcccagctactcaggaggctgaggcaggagaatcacttgagcccgggaggcggaggttgcagtgagccaagatcgtgctgctgcactccagtctgggtgacagaacgagactccatctcaaaaaagaaaaaaagaaaaatcaatggaaCATAGATCTTATGGTAAAGGTGGCTAGATAATTAGTACAATACTCCCATAGAGAATAATGTTAACACTCtggataaaataaattaaatagtaaGCTTCAAAGACCTAACAAAAGAGTGAGGAATTTCTAGAACAAACCTGAGAAAATTGAAAACCCAGAAACCTAAGCCTGATAAGCAGCCACTTTTGCCCTTAGGGTATTTTCAGGTCAAGTAGAAACAGCTTAAAGATGGAGCCACAATTTGATATTTGGTAATTTTATAGGATAATCAGGATAAAAGTAAAATCCACAATCCATCCAAAGTGAAGAATGTCATCCTCGCCTTACTTTTAGAAAGgagcccacctgtaatcccagaactttgggaggctgaggcaggcggatcacctgaagtcaggagtttgagaccaggctggccaacctggtaagaccacgtctctactaaaaatacaaaaaattagccaggcgtggtggtgcatgtctgtaatcccagctacttgggaggctgtggcagaagaattgcttgaacatgggaggcagaggttgcagtgagccaagatcatgccattgcactccagcctgggtgacagagtgagactccatctcaaaaaaaagaaaaaagaaaaaaaaggatcctAAAGTGATAAATTCTCAGATGTAAATCATCCTTCCTGTAGACTTGCAGTGTGAGTGTCCTTAGACTTGATTAAAGCGGTCTTTCTCCAGTAGTGTCTCAAGATTTGGCATTAAAAAGGAATTCTACCTGGAGGATGATACTAATATTCTGGGCCTTAAATTTTCCCTTGAacacttctttttaaatgtaatgtcTAGCActcagagaaaaccaaacaccaaaagAAACATGATGCAATGAGGAAACCAAACAAAAAGTGAcagaaacaaataagcaaaaacttGAGATACTACAATGATCAGATATGGGTGTAAAATAAGTATACTTACAATATCTAAGACAATTTTTAAGCAATCTTGAAAATGTCGtcagaaaataggaaaatataaaactgaCATGATACATTTGCAAACGTACCaaataaaactattagaattgaCAAACGGAATGTGGCAGCCATAAAACATGCCACCCATGTCACCAGCTCTGGAGAGTATGATTGGTAAATGGCCCTGCTTCTGTCCTTCTGGACCCACCACCATGTTTGTGCCAAAGGCATGCCACCTGCAGACTGCTCCCAGCCAGTGAGCTAGCACATTGGCATGGTGAGGGTACTCAGGCTCCTCCTGGAAAGACATGAGCTTCCTCTAACTGGTGGCTTGGCTCAAAGACTCTCTCTTGGTTCTCTGAATCTTTCCTGGAACTGCACTGCCCACGACTCTTCCTAACCAAACCTTCTTTCTTTCCACTCTCCCTTCACAGGTGTCAAACCATTATGGTCTGAAATCTATCCTTCCCTCTACCTGCTTCTGCCTGcattaaattttttgtacatCCAATCCAGTTTTGGTGTTTCCTCCTTCACAAACCTGAACTTATATAACTGAAATTAACAACTCAGTGGACAGATTTAATGGACTAAACAGTGCTGAAGAGAGAATCAggatagaagaaaatacagaatgcAGCCCAGAGATACCAAATAGATAGGCAATGTGGAGAGAGGGTAAGAAATATAGAGAAAAGAGTGAGAAgatttaacatattaatcatcattctgaaagaatagaaaaacataGGTTCACAGAgataaggcaaaaagaaaaaaggaatagaaaaacagGAGTTAAGACAATATCTGAAACATGAGAATTTTCCAGAACAGATAAAATATATCAATCCACTAATTCAATTAAACCAATAAatttaaagcagaaaaaagagATATTATAAAAGAGTGAAAATTGGACTGACAACTGACTTGtaaaaagaggcaaaaaaaaagcCTGTTCTGCACAAGACTTCTGTTACACATATACAAAGAACACCCTGGAttctgtgatagttaattttatgtgtcagcttgatTGAACTaaaggatgcccagatagctagTAAGatattatttctgtgtgtgtttgtgaaggtgtttccagaagagattagcatttgaatccaTAGATTCAAACGAGTAAAGAAGTTCTGCCATCACCAATATGGGCAGACATCGTCTAGTCTGTTGAAGttccaaatagaacaaaaaggcagcaaAGGGCAATTCATTCTCTCCTCtcgagctgggacatccatcttctcctgccttcaaACAATGGAGCTCCTGGTTCTCAAGCctttgaactcttggacttacaccaacaacctcccacacacacacctggtTCTTGGACCTTTGGCCTCAAACTGGGAGAGTTACAtcatcagcttccctggttctcaggccttcaaactTAGATTGGATTACACCATCAGCTTTCCTAGTTCTCCAGCTCACAGACAGCATATTATGGggctctcagcctccataatcatgcagaccaactacacacacacacgcacacacacacacgcacacacaatggGTTCTCTATTTTTGGAGAACCCCCATGAATACAGCTGCCATTAGGAAGAAGGTCAGGATCACTGAGAAAGCCCAGTGCCCAAAGCCCAGGCACATAGGGCATGCCTAAGACTGAAGCTATGTAAGAACAACAAAGAACACTTCCCTGCCCTTGCCATATATCTAAAAAAATACTGGGTGATTAACAAGCAATCCAGTCTACTATAGGGAAGTGTCAAAGCCTGGAACCACCCTCTATGGAGTGGAGTTATGCAGAGATGACTGAAATCTGAGGGTGAATGGAACAGGAACACCAGGTAAAGCCCTGTGGCATTTCAGTCCCCACCTAAGCACAAGGCAAcactaaacaaattaaaaacctaAGATGCACTGAAGGTAACCATAGCAACAACCCCAACCCAGTTCAACTCTTAATTAGATTGACTCAACTGAACACTAACAGCCTGACAGAAGAAGAGGCATAACCATTCTAGGTATAAATACTATTTATCCCAATCTACTTTCCTACTGTGCATATTTACAATTTAGTAAAGTTATAATGTATTCAGAAAAGCAAAAGTATAATAATCCATAATAAAAGGACAAAACAATCCACAGAACCAGACTCAGAAATAATCCAGAAGTGGGACAgggactttaaaataattatgattacTATGCTAAAGGACAAAGTGAAAAATGTAGACaacatgtaataaaattttaGGCATTTCAACAGAGAGATGGAAACTATAAGAGTCAAATGTAAatgttagaaattaaaaacattctATGAGAAATGAAGTATTCCTTAAGGGTTACATCAGTAGACTTGACACAGCTGAGGAAGGAATCAGTGAAactgaaaataatagaaattgtTCAAACTgagcaaaaggagaaaaacaaatgaggGGAAAACAATATCTAGGAGttatgaaattatatcaagcagtTTAACATACCTGTCAAAAAGGGAGAAtggacagaagaaatatttgaaaaggaaatggTTAAGACTTCTCTAAAAGTATTGAAGGACACCAAACTACAGATCCAAGAAACAGAGAGCTCCAAGCAGGGTAAACACataacaaagcaaaacagaaaatctAGACATTTTATACTTAAACTGTTGAGAACCAATGATAAAGAGGAAGTCTTAAATATAACTAGGGGGAAAGGACATTATATTAGAAGAATAAGTATTAGAAttacagctgatttttttgtcagAAACTACAATTCAGAACACAATTGAATAGCATCTTTAtaatactgaaatacaaaaaactacCCAGAATATTATAGCCAGCAAAAATCTTTCTAATATGATGGTGAAATAAAGAATCTAACTAACAAAAGCTGGAACAATTAATTATCAACTTATCTTcactataagaaatgttaaaagaagtttttcaggcagaaggaa
This genomic interval from Gorilla gorilla gorilla isolate KB3781 chromosome 6, NHGRI_mGorGor1-v2.1_pri, whole genome shotgun sequence contains the following:
- the GIMAP1 gene encoding GTPase IMAP family member 1 encodes the protein MGGRKMATDEENVYGLEENTQSRKESTRRLILVGRTGAGKSATGNSILGQRRFLSRLGATSVTRACTTGSRRWDKCHVEVVDTPDIFSSQVSKTDPGCEERGHCYLLSAPGPHALLLVTQLGRFTAQDQQAVRQVRDMFGEDVLKWMVIVFTRKEDLAGGSLHDYVSNTENRALRELVAECGGRVCAFDNRATGREQEAQVEQLLGMVEGLVREHKGAHYSNEVYELAQVLRWAGPEERLRRVAERVAARVRRRPWGAWLSARLWKWLKSPRSWRLGLALLLGGALLFWVLLHRRWSEAVAEVGPD